In the Sinorhizobium garamanticum genome, one interval contains:
- a CDS encoding secretin N-terminal domain-containing protein, with protein sequence MTVSSRNTVLLFLPCLLLPLGGCASSGTIAERAILLNSPSFVPSGSVSAQEARGPQTNGFEVLAQRQAQPVAATGERKLPVVSDRRPVSLDYTNVDIREVVQDIVGDIMSMPVVIDPGVGGKMSLHTLRQVPANDVPRLLDKALAPHGYGLAAGGQGVRVGRLADLAGGTQNSVQVIPVRYVDPTEVVEVIRPNLEEGVRLTPAPGGGSIVVSGPPESVSSVRQLVDLFDTDDMLHKSFALYTLLQASPADVERELSLLFTQSGRERGPVQFAALERLNGILVVAKDPAALKQVHRAIIKLDSAAGATAGIHVRPLLYRRASELAHVLAQTFGAEAPSAVARAQPAGTFGRLSVGSGASNQTSLPVNVPDLPIETPDATSSITHPVNEISIAAKPLGLSAPVRIQADPGQNALIVFAAPHDYKLVEAAIRQLDIKPRQVLIQAIVAEVRLSNDLRYGVDYLLSTRGLGAVPNGLSYAFPGEGANIVLHALSGLGDVKVVSAPRILAVDNQTATIQVGDQVPILVRSSQSTVSENSSIVSEVEMRDTGVILAVTPRIGAGGSITLDTFQEVSTGNRNTLTDVQSPVISVRRLRSTVSTRSGDTIVIGGLMQDSTNRSNLGLPMLKDIPLLGALFRNTEHAKQRTELLILLNPRVVDSDADARALTEELREKFESLAPDLGRRLSPSAQPHSRKRNGGS encoded by the coding sequence ATGACCGTTTCCAGCAGGAATACTGTATTGCTTTTTCTCCCCTGTTTACTGTTACCTCTTGGTGGATGCGCCAGCAGTGGTACGATTGCAGAGCGCGCGATTTTATTAAACTCGCCGTCCTTCGTCCCCTCTGGATCTGTGTCTGCGCAAGAGGCTCGCGGACCGCAGACTAACGGCTTTGAAGTGCTGGCGCAGAGGCAAGCGCAGCCAGTCGCAGCCACAGGTGAACGGAAGCTGCCGGTGGTGTCGGATAGAAGGCCGGTGAGCCTCGACTATACCAATGTCGACATTCGCGAAGTGGTGCAGGACATCGTTGGTGATATTATGAGCATGCCCGTTGTTATAGATCCTGGCGTTGGAGGGAAAATGAGCCTTCATACATTGCGCCAGGTGCCCGCGAATGACGTGCCTCGGCTGCTCGACAAAGCGCTGGCGCCGCACGGCTATGGGTTAGCTGCGGGTGGTCAAGGAGTGCGGGTGGGGCGTTTGGCCGACCTCGCCGGCGGGACGCAGAATAGCGTCCAAGTTATTCCTGTGAGGTATGTCGATCCGACTGAGGTGGTCGAAGTAATCCGACCCAACTTGGAAGAGGGTGTGCGCCTCACTCCAGCGCCCGGAGGGGGAAGCATTGTTGTCAGTGGGCCACCTGAATCTGTGAGTTCTGTGCGGCAACTGGTCGACCTCTTTGACACCGACGACATGCTTCACAAATCATTCGCGCTGTACACGCTGTTGCAAGCGAGCCCGGCCGACGTCGAGCGAGAACTCAGTTTGTTGTTTACGCAAAGCGGCCGAGAGAGAGGGCCTGTCCAATTTGCGGCGCTAGAGCGATTGAATGGTATCCTTGTTGTGGCTAAAGATCCTGCAGCTCTTAAGCAAGTCCACCGGGCGATCATCAAACTGGATAGTGCGGCCGGGGCTACGGCAGGAATTCACGTGCGTCCACTGCTGTACCGGCGAGCATCGGAACTGGCGCATGTGCTGGCGCAAACGTTCGGCGCTGAGGCGCCCAGTGCTGTTGCGCGTGCACAGCCTGCGGGGACGTTCGGCAGGTTATCGGTGGGCAGTGGCGCATCCAATCAAACCAGTCTGCCGGTCAATGTGCCAGATTTGCCGATCGAAACGCCAGATGCGACGAGCTCGATCACACATCCGGTGAACGAAATATCAATTGCGGCGAAGCCTCTCGGCCTCTCGGCGCCGGTGCGGATCCAGGCGGACCCCGGACAGAACGCGCTCATAGTATTCGCAGCACCCCACGACTACAAGCTCGTGGAAGCCGCGATCCGTCAACTCGACATCAAGCCTAGACAGGTTCTCATCCAAGCCATCGTTGCCGAGGTGAGGCTGAGTAATGATCTACGCTATGGCGTGGACTATCTCCTGTCGACCAGGGGCTTGGGCGCAGTTCCAAATGGCTTGTCGTATGCCTTTCCCGGCGAAGGGGCCAACATTGTGTTACATGCGCTAAGCGGGCTTGGCGATGTCAAGGTTGTATCTGCGCCGCGCATCCTGGCAGTCGACAATCAAACCGCCACGATTCAGGTGGGGGATCAGGTCCCGATCCTGGTCCGATCATCGCAATCTACCGTAAGCGAGAACTCATCGATCGTCAGCGAAGTCGAGATGCGCGACACAGGAGTGATATTGGCTGTTACGCCCAGAATCGGCGCTGGCGGCAGTATAACGCTAGACACGTTTCAGGAGGTCAGCACAGGCAACAGGAACACGCTCACCGATGTCCAATCTCCAGTGATTTCGGTGCGCCGATTGCGGAGTACCGTATCGACACGAAGCGGCGACACGATCGTTATTGGGGGATTGATGCAAGATAGCACCAACCGCTCCAATCTGGGCCTTCCTATGCTGAAGGACATTCCGCTTTTGGGGGCGCTGTTCCGCAACACGGAACACGCCAAGCAACGGACCGAACTCTTGATATTGCTTAACCCCCGGGTGGTTGACAGCGACGCCGACGCAAGAGCCCTGACCGAGGAGCTGCGCGAAAAGTTCGAGTCCCTGGCCCCCGACTTGGGCCGCCGGCTGTCGCCGTCAGCTCAGCCGCACAGTCGAAAGCGAAATGGGGGCAGCTGA
- a CDS encoding EscF/YscF/HrpA family type III secretion system needle major subunit, which yields MQITGPTISVRGIDNSLGSATVAAETNLNNFMASMDPNNASDLVRFQSLTEQWSLALNLESGMIKVIYDALKGVCQKIN from the coding sequence ATGCAGATTACTGGCCCTACAATCAGCGTTAGAGGTATCGACAACAGCCTTGGCAGTGCCACTGTTGCGGCAGAAACAAACCTTAACAACTTCATGGCTTCCATGGACCCGAACAACGCGTCCGATCTCGTCAGGTTCCAATCGCTCACCGAGCAATGGAGCCTGGCCCTGAATTTGGAGTCCGGCATGATCAAAGTAATTTACGACGCCCTGAAGGGAGTGTGCCAGAAAATCAACTGA
- a CDS encoding EscE/YscE/SsaE family type III secretion system needle protein co-chaperone gives MDSGGGKRVNEVMAVFEPRRQLLTDLDRAGRTAIERELDSCRQSLKREMSAGVSRQEFANLAAVVDAIDAATEVLNMI, from the coding sequence ATGGATAGCGGAGGAGGAAAAAGGGTGAACGAAGTCATGGCCGTTTTTGAGCCGCGAAGGCAACTGCTAACCGATCTGGACCGCGCAGGGAGAACTGCCATAGAGAGGGAACTTGATAGCTGCCGGCAATCGTTGAAGCGTGAAATGAGTGCTGGTGTTTCGAGGCAAGAATTTGCAAATTTGGCGGCTGTTGTCGACGCGATAGATGCGGCGACAGAGGTTCTCAACATGATATAG
- the sctD gene encoding type III secretion system inner membrane ring subunit SctD, producing the protein MKDTTMEDVTLAGDDAKLTLRVMSGPKRGAETSLEEGVWLIGASDTDDLTFADPELAATHLRISVEAGRINIIAFAPGVRVGGKDLPMGTWTVLDRLTPVKVGRTIFTIGPAGSSFPDVDSEVREPDTSAHGSGRSELASALIGRQIPLVVGSTPRRLQLSAVACALLITPLVWFWAAIGPVPSSLSEATPAADRVRIAAHVVRELNVARNVNIRAVDDKLVVEGDLRPAEDGAFRAAPSNTGLEAEVSSKASTTITDSQLINLVTTVMTGFGIEGNVRVIGAREITITGYGPSDAKVQAALHRLQQDVPRLREVENAIVTPDRARVFLETAMTAQLRRHIRVSAKADGVLVSGALPPTDFQAWQNVASRFQKKFAPYISLETQFTPVILPAPRGVHLGRTPFIILENRTRLKLGDSLESLGQIVNIDRGGISVRMGADEVHVPYPSQPRWIAEEEKG; encoded by the coding sequence GTGAAGGACACGACCATGGAAGACGTTACTTTGGCTGGCGATGATGCCAAGCTGACCCTACGTGTGATGTCCGGTCCCAAGCGGGGTGCAGAGACCTCGCTGGAGGAAGGAGTCTGGTTGATCGGTGCCAGCGACACCGATGATCTCACCTTCGCTGACCCGGAACTGGCTGCCACACATCTTCGCATTTCCGTCGAGGCGGGCCGCATAAATATTATTGCTTTCGCACCGGGAGTCCGCGTCGGCGGCAAAGATCTACCAATGGGCACCTGGACGGTTCTCGATCGGCTGACACCGGTAAAGGTTGGGCGGACGATTTTCACGATTGGTCCGGCCGGGAGCAGCTTTCCCGACGTCGATTCCGAAGTCAGGGAGCCGGACACTTCCGCGCATGGTTCGGGCCGTTCCGAATTAGCGTCAGCTTTGATCGGCCGACAGATTCCGCTCGTGGTAGGCTCGACACCGCGGCGATTGCAGCTCAGCGCGGTAGCTTGCGCTCTCCTGATCACGCCGCTCGTCTGGTTTTGGGCGGCAATAGGGCCAGTTCCCTCCTCCCTCTCGGAAGCCACGCCCGCTGCTGACCGAGTGAGGATAGCGGCGCATGTCGTCCGCGAATTAAATGTCGCGCGCAACGTCAACATACGCGCCGTTGATGATAAACTGGTGGTCGAAGGAGATTTGCGACCCGCAGAAGATGGTGCCTTTAGAGCCGCCCCGAGCAATACCGGTCTTGAAGCGGAAGTGTCATCCAAAGCGTCGACCACCATAACCGATTCGCAGCTCATCAACCTCGTAACGACGGTCATGACTGGCTTCGGAATTGAGGGCAACGTTCGGGTGATCGGCGCCCGAGAGATCACGATAACGGGATATGGACCAAGCGATGCGAAGGTCCAAGCGGCGCTTCATCGCCTGCAGCAGGATGTTCCAAGGCTACGCGAAGTCGAAAACGCGATCGTGACACCCGACCGTGCTCGCGTTTTTCTGGAGACCGCGATGACGGCCCAACTGCGTCGCCACATTCGCGTTTCGGCGAAGGCAGATGGTGTGCTCGTTTCGGGGGCCCTGCCTCCAACTGATTTTCAAGCGTGGCAGAACGTCGCTTCGCGCTTCCAAAAGAAGTTCGCGCCCTACATCTCGCTTGAGACGCAATTCACGCCGGTCATATTGCCGGCGCCGAGAGGTGTACACCTCGGCCGAACGCCATTCATCATCCTTGAGAATCGAACGCGCCTGAAGCTCGGCGACAGTCTCGAAAGCTTGGGGCAGATTGTTAACATCGATCGAGGCGGAATTTCTGTACGTATGGGCGCGGACGAGGTGCACGTTCCTTATCCGAGCCAGCCGAGATGGATAGCGGAGGAGGAAAAAGGGTGA
- the sctV gene encoding type III secretion system export apparatus subunit SctV has product MNFLDRVLVVATGRNDVILAGALIAIIFMMIIPLPLVLMDVLQAVNLGMSALLLMVALYIKSPLAFVSFPSLLLLTTLFRLSLGIAATRMILLHSDAGQIIKTFGTFVVGGNLVVGAVTFLIITIVQFMVITKGSERAAEVAARFSLDAMPGKQMSIDGDLRAGGIDIQEARRRRSAIERESQLYAAMDGAMKFIKGDAIAGLISIVLNIIGGIAIGTLQKDMGLHKALEVYAILTIGDGLVGQIPALFTSITAGFIVTRTSDHDKGTDLGSEIGDEIAAHPRALIVGSFILLLFALVPGFPSVIFVLFAVLVGGGGWLLQRSRPPSAPPVSSYSVAGMTALATPSDGPIEQSGEGGDAIMLTVPLMVDISRDVQGIIRPDWLIKELAAVRQALLLDLGVPFPAINLRVNDSNKDGAYTFLVNEIPCGQGSFRAEHLLARDIPENLDIVGIPYVLDKPFLPQIETVWVDVAHRQSLQAASIPFLEPVQILSYHLGHVLRRQADEFIGIQETRILLNQVERSFPELVNEVLRALPLQTVSEILKRLVSEEVSLRNMRSILTALVEWGHKEKDTVLLTEHVRCALKRQICFRHSSGSRLIPAYIVAPEIEDTVRNAIRQTSAGSYLALDPDTTRQIIDKMREAVGNVGQQPHQPVLLTSIDVRRYLRKIIEADFYGLPVLSYQELTPDISVLPLARISLS; this is encoded by the coding sequence GTGAATTTTCTCGACAGAGTCCTGGTGGTTGCGACTGGTCGGAACGACGTCATTCTGGCGGGGGCGTTGATTGCGATCATCTTTATGATGATTATTCCGCTGCCATTGGTCCTAATGGATGTGCTGCAGGCTGTTAATCTTGGGATGTCCGCGCTCCTGCTGATGGTCGCGCTCTATATCAAGTCACCCCTAGCGTTCGTCTCCTTCCCGTCGCTGCTTTTGCTGACCACTCTCTTTCGGTTGTCGCTCGGCATCGCTGCAACACGCATGATCTTATTGCACTCAGACGCTGGCCAGATCATCAAGACTTTCGGCACTTTTGTGGTCGGTGGGAATCTCGTGGTGGGCGCGGTCACTTTCCTAATTATCACCATCGTGCAGTTCATGGTCATCACGAAAGGGTCCGAGCGGGCGGCTGAAGTCGCCGCACGCTTCTCGCTGGATGCAATGCCCGGCAAGCAAATGAGCATCGACGGCGACCTGCGGGCGGGCGGTATCGACATCCAAGAAGCACGTCGCCGCCGCAGCGCCATTGAGCGCGAGAGCCAATTGTACGCCGCCATGGACGGTGCCATGAAGTTCATAAAAGGTGACGCAATCGCAGGCCTGATAAGCATCGTCTTGAACATCATCGGCGGCATCGCGATTGGTACCCTGCAAAAGGACATGGGATTGCACAAAGCCCTCGAGGTTTACGCCATCCTGACTATCGGGGACGGGCTCGTCGGTCAGATCCCGGCCCTCTTCACCTCAATCACGGCTGGCTTCATCGTCACGAGGACAAGCGACCATGATAAGGGTACAGATCTCGGCAGTGAGATTGGAGACGAGATCGCGGCCCACCCACGTGCACTGATCGTAGGATCCTTCATCCTACTTCTATTCGCTCTGGTGCCGGGCTTTCCTTCGGTGATTTTCGTGCTGTTTGCAGTATTGGTTGGAGGCGGTGGCTGGCTATTGCAGCGCAGCCGACCGCCTTCAGCCCCGCCCGTGAGTTCCTACTCGGTCGCCGGCATGACGGCGCTCGCGACACCGTCGGATGGGCCGATTGAACAAAGTGGCGAAGGCGGCGATGCCATCATGCTCACGGTTCCTTTGATGGTCGATATCAGTCGTGACGTTCAAGGCATCATTCGGCCAGACTGGCTGATCAAGGAGTTAGCCGCTGTGCGGCAGGCGCTCCTTCTCGATCTCGGCGTTCCCTTTCCAGCCATCAATCTGCGTGTCAACGACAGCAACAAGGATGGCGCATACACCTTCTTGGTAAATGAGATTCCATGTGGTCAAGGATCATTTCGGGCGGAGCACCTTCTGGCGCGCGATATCCCCGAGAATCTCGACATCGTGGGCATTCCGTATGTTCTCGACAAGCCATTCCTGCCTCAGATTGAGACCGTCTGGGTGGACGTCGCACATCGCCAGTCGTTGCAAGCCGCCAGCATTCCTTTTTTGGAACCGGTTCAGATCCTCAGCTATCACCTTGGCCACGTGCTGCGCCGGCAAGCAGATGAGTTTATCGGAATCCAGGAAACAAGAATTCTGCTGAATCAGGTGGAAAGATCTTTCCCGGAACTGGTAAACGAGGTGCTGCGAGCCCTTCCTCTGCAGACGGTTTCTGAGATTTTGAAACGACTGGTCTCCGAGGAGGTCTCGCTGCGCAACATGCGCAGCATCCTCACCGCTCTGGTCGAGTGGGGACACAAGGAAAAAGACACCGTTCTGCTTACTGAACATGTGCGCTGTGCACTCAAAAGGCAAATCTGTTTCCGGCATTCTTCCGGCAGTCGCCTGATACCAGCCTACATTGTTGCGCCGGAAATAGAAGACACAGTGCGTAATGCCATTCGGCAGACTTCTGCTGGCAGCTATCTTGCCCTTGACCCTGACACCACACGGCAAATCATAGATAAGATGCGGGAGGCGGTAGGCAATGTCGGCCAGCAGCCGCACCAGCCCGTGCTGCTGACTTCCATCGATGTCCGCCGTTACTTGCGCAAGATCATTGAAGCCGATTTCTACGGATTGCCTGTGCTCTCCTATCAGGAGCTTACCCCCGATATCTCCGTACTGCCGTTGGCAAGGATATCGCTGTCGTGA
- a CDS encoding TyeA family type III secretion system gatekeeper subunit → MAKQGVGVRAGRRTSMLASEEPADDQRLAAELRDFYRTTVSTDPGPLQLYRGILNKFEVEDFARHIAFLTRALGEDIASAGPSVEPARLREILGGQSALRVLDTVYEQCEKMVERMRRLNVIDITASGVMQQLLPLVDDTVRAPSKIILIPDRFGIPPLQPDLHIAVLRESRDVLAMIPVGVYRDVEARKTTLRAIEEAMAIRIEQEESA, encoded by the coding sequence ATCGCCAAGCAGGGGGTCGGTGTCCGTGCCGGCCGTAGGACTTCCATGCTAGCGTCTGAAGAACCGGCGGATGATCAAAGGCTCGCTGCAGAGCTGCGTGATTTCTATCGGACCACGGTCTCGACCGATCCGGGACCGCTCCAGCTTTATAGGGGGATTCTCAATAAGTTTGAAGTCGAGGACTTTGCCCGTCATATCGCCTTTCTTACGCGTGCGCTCGGCGAGGACATCGCTTCGGCTGGTCCGTCGGTCGAGCCTGCTCGACTACGTGAGATCCTCGGCGGACAATCGGCGCTGCGAGTGCTGGATACAGTGTACGAGCAATGCGAAAAGATGGTCGAACGAATGCGGCGACTAAACGTCATCGACATCACCGCTAGTGGCGTGATGCAGCAGCTGTTACCGCTCGTGGACGATACCGTTCGCGCTCCGTCGAAAATTATTCTGATTCCGGATCGATTTGGAATCCCTCCCCTTCAACCGGATTTGCACATCGCCGTACTGCGCGAATCTCGAGATGTTCTCGCGATGATTCCGGTCGGGGTCTATCGCGACGTAGAGGCGCGAAAAACGACGCTGCGGGCGATAGAGGAAGCGATGGCCATTCGCATTGAACAGGAAGAGAGTGCATGA
- a CDS encoding EscU/YscU/HrcU family type III secretion system export apparatus switch protein: MSGEKTEKPTPKRLRDLRRKGQVARSSEVVSAALIIGFFALFFASLPGMINRLEAIILLPIPLLEGDLLSVTEKLLQSYVAELQRMLAPFIGIVLVIGIGANVIQNGPMFTPEAVAPTLKKLSPSENAKRIVSVGNFIDLGQSIGKILLVGSVLLFVLREGMHALVWTPSCGVPCLRALTGNLLLGVAIYTALSFVTVAIADFAFRRWQFTKKNMMSKDELKREHKQSEGAPLVIATRRRLHMELLAKGMINRSRNATVLITNPTHVAVAIYFDRQHTPLPLVSAIGTDLLAQEMIDAAVANAVPVVRNIPLARALLKDCLVDEYIPSHLLESLAEVLRALRKLATEAGDR, from the coding sequence ATGAGCGGAGAAAAGACCGAAAAGCCTACTCCCAAAAGGCTGCGCGACCTGCGCAGGAAGGGGCAGGTCGCACGGAGCAGTGAAGTCGTATCCGCGGCACTGATCATCGGATTCTTCGCTCTGTTCTTTGCCTCCCTGCCTGGCATGATAAACCGCCTCGAGGCAATTATCCTGTTGCCTATCCCGCTTCTCGAAGGTGACCTCCTGAGCGTAACTGAAAAGCTCCTGCAATCCTATGTTGCCGAATTGCAACGTATGCTCGCACCCTTCATTGGCATCGTTCTGGTGATCGGCATAGGCGCCAACGTGATACAGAATGGCCCGATGTTCACGCCCGAGGCGGTCGCGCCGACGCTAAAGAAGCTCAGTCCCAGTGAGAACGCCAAGAGAATCGTTTCCGTGGGGAATTTCATCGATTTGGGCCAGTCGATCGGAAAGATTCTGCTTGTCGGCTCGGTTCTGCTGTTCGTGTTGCGCGAAGGTATGCACGCGCTCGTCTGGACACCGAGTTGCGGGGTCCCCTGCCTGAGGGCGTTAACAGGTAACTTGCTGCTCGGTGTCGCCATCTATACGGCACTGAGTTTTGTGACGGTGGCAATAGCGGACTTCGCATTCCGGCGTTGGCAATTCACGAAGAAAAACATGATGTCTAAAGATGAGTTGAAGCGAGAACACAAGCAAAGCGAGGGTGCCCCCTTGGTCATAGCAACACGCAGGAGACTCCATATGGAGTTGCTCGCCAAGGGGATGATCAACCGGTCGCGCAACGCAACCGTCTTGATCACCAACCCGACGCATGTTGCCGTGGCGATTTACTTCGATCGGCAGCACACTCCCTTGCCTCTGGTCAGTGCGATCGGTACCGATCTTTTAGCGCAGGAAATGATTGACGCCGCGGTGGCTAACGCTGTGCCGGTGGTACGAAACATCCCACTGGCGCGCGCGCTGTTGAAGGATTGCCTAGTTGACGAGTATATTCCGTCACATCTACTCGAATCCCTCGCGGAGGTTCTGCGAGCGCTTCGTAAGCTGGCGACCGAGGCCGGTGATCGCTAG
- the sctT gene encoding type III secretion system export apparatus subunit SctT encodes MSLFDPPLLHTALIVFALATTRTTGLLLILPFLRRGTVTGLARNGVIMALSLPVMAHAWATRPANLNIWDLKLILGLGLKELLLGFILGMPIAATIWGVEAAGTFIDNQRGAAMASHLNPMSGNQVSPLGTLLAQLFVTGLFATGGFSALIEVLYRSHDVWPLWSLQPAFGLAFVTGVLHLADVVMLMALVLAGPAIVTMFLGEMGLALISRFAPQLQVFFIAMPVKSALALLLLILSISIALTKADQYVPSQVMMLNLISQWSR; translated from the coding sequence ATGTCGCTATTTGATCCGCCTCTCTTGCATACTGCCCTTATCGTTTTTGCGCTCGCGACGACGCGTACGACGGGGTTGTTGCTGATTTTACCATTTCTGAGGCGCGGCACCGTCACCGGACTTGCGCGGAACGGTGTGATCATGGCACTGAGCCTACCGGTGATGGCGCATGCTTGGGCAACCAGGCCCGCGAACCTCAATATCTGGGATCTGAAGCTGATCCTGGGCCTAGGGCTGAAGGAGCTGTTGCTCGGGTTCATCCTCGGCATGCCAATTGCCGCCACCATCTGGGGTGTCGAGGCAGCGGGCACCTTCATTGACAACCAGAGGGGCGCCGCGATGGCAAGCCACTTGAATCCTATGAGCGGCAATCAGGTCTCGCCACTTGGAACGCTGCTCGCTCAGCTCTTCGTCACGGGGCTGTTTGCAACTGGTGGCTTCTCCGCATTGATCGAAGTGCTCTATCGTTCCCATGACGTCTGGCCTCTGTGGAGCTTGCAACCTGCATTTGGCCTGGCATTCGTTACGGGGGTTCTGCATCTCGCGGATGTTGTCATGCTAATGGCTTTAGTCCTCGCCGGTCCAGCCATCGTTACTATGTTTCTCGGCGAGATGGGTCTGGCACTGATAAGCCGCTTCGCACCACAACTGCAGGTCTTCTTTATCGCCATGCCTGTTAAAAGTGCGCTGGCCCTCCTGCTCTTAATTCTTTCGATCTCGATCGCCCTGACCAAGGCCGACCAATACGTGCCGTCACAGGTCATGATGCTCAATCTCATATCCCAGTGGTCGCGATGA
- the sctS gene encoding type III secretion system export apparatus subunit SctS, with translation MISTDTLANIAVDALKLALVLSMPTILVATAVGLVVSVVQALTQVHEQTLPFAVKLLCVSLTLLATGSWFSGELYQYTLNIFDKIGVM, from the coding sequence GTGATTAGCACCGACACTCTCGCCAACATCGCCGTGGACGCGCTGAAACTTGCTCTGGTTCTGTCGATGCCCACGATCCTCGTTGCTACGGCGGTTGGGCTGGTCGTCAGCGTGGTGCAGGCCCTAACCCAAGTTCATGAGCAGACCCTTCCGTTCGCGGTGAAACTGTTATGCGTGAGCCTGACGTTGCTGGCGACTGGGAGCTGGTTCAGTGGGGAGCTGTATCAGTATACGTTAAACATCTTCGACAAGATCGGAGTGATGTGA
- the sctR gene encoding type III secretion system export apparatus subunit SctR gives MNTGLPDPVAMIALIGAIAVIPFFAIIVTSYVKLVVVFGLIRNALGIQNIPPNMALNAVAILLSVYIMQPVAKNAYEAVSHKEIAFDDLRGLGDTISLAIEPLRDFILKNTSREERQFFANAARDLWSEGDAQAVTDSDFIISIPAFITSELADAFKIGFLLFLPFLVIDLLVSNILLAMGMMMVSPMTISLPLKLFLFVAVNGWQRLIHGLVLSYAGPS, from the coding sequence ATGAACACCGGTTTGCCCGATCCCGTTGCGATGATCGCTTTGATCGGCGCGATAGCGGTCATCCCCTTCTTTGCGATCATCGTCACGTCGTACGTCAAGCTCGTTGTCGTGTTCGGGCTGATCCGCAATGCCCTCGGCATTCAGAATATTCCACCGAACATGGCACTGAATGCGGTCGCCATCCTGCTGTCCGTATACATCATGCAGCCGGTAGCCAAGAACGCATATGAAGCTGTGAGCCACAAGGAGATCGCGTTCGATGATCTCCGTGGGCTCGGCGACACGATTTCGCTTGCTATTGAGCCCCTCCGCGATTTCATCCTGAAGAACACGTCGCGAGAGGAACGACAATTCTTCGCCAATGCGGCCCGTGACTTATGGAGCGAAGGGGACGCCCAAGCGGTAACTGACAGCGATTTTATCATTTCTATCCCAGCATTCATCACATCCGAGTTGGCAGACGCGTTCAAGATAGGTTTCCTTCTTTTCCTGCCTTTCCTCGTCATCGACCTCCTCGTTTCAAATATCCTTCTGGCGATGGGTATGATGATGGTTTCGCCGATGACGATCTCCCTGCCCTTGAAGCTGTTCTTGTTCGTCGCTGTGAACGGGTGGCAGCGCCTGATTCACGGTCTGGTCTTGTCCTATGCGGGGCCATCGTGA
- the sctQ gene encoding type III secretion system cytoplasmic ring protein SctQ gives MLPSDDGLREILFNIVLHDVAIQVEQWCGQRPIWSLSEITTGVLPHAIELVRLDGPDKLLGLIEFDGGGLEWITDCCRDALPAVCADLDHVAFSLDLRVARVSLTLAEIEALAPGDVILLDTSPVARDGAMTVLLCLFGDSRFRASIMDGRLSVLSAVDHMMDNPDSLPPETFDNIDLPVDVDVGRLTMSLKQLRELAVGQILDLGFDATTNVSLRVNGRVVAAGELVRIVDRTGVRVLDIRLPRASS, from the coding sequence ATGCTGCCATCAGATGATGGCTTGCGGGAAATCCTGTTTAACATCGTCCTACACGATGTAGCGATTCAGGTGGAACAATGGTGCGGTCAGAGGCCCATCTGGTCTTTGTCCGAGATCACCACCGGAGTGCTTCCCCACGCAATTGAGCTCGTTCGCCTGGACGGTCCAGACAAACTCCTCGGGCTAATAGAATTCGACGGCGGCGGCCTCGAATGGATCACCGACTGCTGCCGCGATGCGCTGCCGGCCGTGTGCGCAGACCTCGACCATGTGGCTTTCTCTCTCGATCTGAGAGTCGCTCGCGTCAGCCTCACATTGGCGGAAATAGAGGCGCTCGCGCCGGGCGACGTCATCCTGCTCGACACCTCACCGGTCGCTCGTGACGGTGCGATGACCGTTCTACTGTGCCTCTTTGGCGATTCACGATTTCGCGCTTCGATCATGGATGGCCGCCTTTCAGTCCTTTCAGCAGTGGACCACATGATGGACAATCCTGACTCTCTCCCTCCCGAAACCTTCGACAACATCGACCTCCCAGTCGACGTGGATGTCGGACGCCTGACCATGTCGCTCAAGCAGCTTCGTGAGCTTGCTGTGGGCCAGATACTAGATCTTGGTTTCGACGCTACGACCAATGTCAGTTTGCGAGTCAATGGCCGGGTGGTCGCTGCGGGCGAGTTGGTGCGCATAGTCGATCGGACAGGTGTACGTGTCTTAGACATACGCCTACCGCGCGCCTCGTCATGA